The region GTCATATAATCAACAACCTTGTTGGCTTGCTGATTTTATCGAGATCTGAACATATACCCAAAAAAAGCACAGATACTGCTGAGCGTAAAAACAGTGAGAAGTGATATTGATATCATCCGCAGTGTGATTATCTGAACCAATCCTTCTACAGATTCTCTAATGTAATAACTCATTAAGAAATAACTGATGATACCTGATACAATAAAAGAAGTAACAACAACAAAAAGCGTCCTGGAGAAAGACTCGATTGAATTTCCAACAAACCAAGAAATAATGGCTACGAAAACCCACATCAGCGCAGATGGAAAAGGAGAAAACTTTCCAAGTACAAGTTCAAATATCACGGCATGATATAGGAAAGTCATAACAATTATGAAAAACAAGACTTTCTTCATTTTATGTTCACCTCTATGGGAATAGCCAGGCTCATCGACAGCCACAACCACCTGATCTTAACATTGGAATATCCAACAACATTCCATTCTGACGAAATCAATACGTCTTTTGACTGTGTTTCAAATGAAGCTTGCATTTTTCCATTCAAAGAATTTGCTATAAGTTGAAGTGTATTACCTCTCTTATCATAAAAATATATTTGATAATCAAGAGGCATGACCTTAAAGCGATCTGGAGGTATTATATTCACCTCTCCGCGAATAAGATTTTGAGAAAAGACAATGTTGCAGTTAACAGTTGTCTCTGAAAGTTTTTTGACATAACCTCTGTATACAAAAACCCCGGCAGCGTAATTAAACGCTACCAGGATTAGAGATATCCACAGAAATAACTTTTTTCTTATACTACCTTGCCTCCCCACTGACGACATAACAAGCCACCTTATGTTTTGGCGCAACTTCTGTTAAAGGAGGATGATTATTTTTCTCACAATATTCAACAGCGTAAGGACATCTGTCGAAAAACCTGCAGCGTTTCGGCGGGTTTATTGGTTTTGGCACACTTCCTTTTATGTTTGGCTCTCCTCTTTTCTGTTCTGGATCTGGTATAGGAACCGCGGTTAGCAGTGCTTTCGTATACGGATGAAGAGGGTTTTGCAGTACTTCTTCCGTTGGGCCAGTCTCAACTATTTTTCCAAGATACATAACTGCTATATCGTTACTCATATATCTTGCCACTGCAAGATCATGTGTTATGTAGAGATAACTCATGTTGTGCTCTTCGGCAAGTTTCATCATTAATTTCATAACACCTGTTCGAATAGAAACATCAAGCATTGAAGTCGGTTCGTCGGCCACAACAAAAGTTGGATTAAGTATTAGTGCCCTTGCAATTGCAACCCTTTGCCTCTGACCGCCCGAAAGTTCGTGTGGAAATCTAAACATAAAAGTTTCCGGAGGAGTCAATCCAACATCAGCAAGCATAGCAGCTACTCTGTCTTCCCGTTCTTTTAGATTGCCTATTTCGTGAATATTCAACGGCTCTGATACTATATCAAAAATAGTCAACCTTGGATTCAAAGACTCATATGGGTCCTGAAAGATCATCTGAACTCTTTTACGCAACTGCCAGATTCTCTCCCGACGATTTTCAACAAACTCTGAAACAAACTTTGCTCCGTTTTTGCCAAGTGAAAGAAATCTGTCAGCGTAGATCTTGTCAAGTCCGTTTATCTTTCTAAGTTCATCGTCATTCATCTGCGAGAATCTGTTTACATATGTTTTCTCAATATAATGCTTCGCTTTATTTTCATTTTCAAAAAGCAGCGGAGTTACATCTTCCTGTTCCACAACAACTCTTCCATCTGTCGGTTCTTCCAGACCAACAAGCACTTTCCCGGTTGTTGTCTTTCCACACCCACTTTCTCCCACCAGCGCGAGC is a window of Pseudothermotoga elfii DSM 9442 = NBRC 107921 DNA encoding:
- a CDS encoding ABC transporter ATP-binding protein — translated: MQNETVLKIESLRKYFPAERRIFGKVRYFVHAVDDISIEIKKGESLALVGESGCGKTTTGKVLVGLEEPTDGRVVVEQEDVTPLLFENENKAKHYIEKTYVNRFSQMNDDELRKINGLDKIYADRFLSLGKNGAKFVSEFVENRRERIWQLRKRVQMIFQDPYESLNPRLTIFDIVSEPLNIHEIGNLKEREDRVAAMLADVGLTPPETFMFRFPHELSGGQRQRVAIARALILNPTFVVADEPTSMLDVSIRTGVMKLMMKLAEEHNMSYLYITHDLAVARYMSNDIAVMYLGKIVETGPTEEVLQNPLHPYTKALLTAVPIPDPEQKRGEPNIKGSVPKPINPPKRCRFFDRCPYAVEYCEKNNHPPLTEVAPKHKVACYVVSGEAR